The DNA region CTCCTCTAGCTTTAGAGGAAGGAGCGGTTGACTAGCAGCAGTATGGCTGCATCGCCATCCTACCCTGTCTAACAGGGGTGGAGTGATGGGGAAGCACTGCTTCACCCTCCTCCCATCCCATCGATAGTCCTGAGTGGGCCGATCACTAGTGCGTAGGCCTCTTAGGGGAGCCAGGAGCGACCCCGGTCATCGCCCATTTCGAGCGCACGAGCCACCTATTCTTAGAGCGAGAAATGGCAATGAGATGGCACACCGATGTTGCGTGCAACATGACACGGTGGCCCACACTGCCCCTCGCCCTCTGACTCACAAAATCCCTTCTAGCATCAACTGTTGGGACTGGCAACGATAGCCTCTGACCACCACGAATGGTCTCCGGTAGGACGCATGCCGAGAACCACGCGGTTTCATTCAAAGACCTTTCTCTCTCCCCCTTCAAAGCTCGGCTCCTCAAAGGAGTCAAAGGAATCTCAACGCCAAAGGTAGCTCCGACGGAGGAAGGCCCTCACTTATAAGCCCAAGGGCGGATTAAATAGCCTGGGACTCCCTCACCATGTGGCTAGCAATAAGAGGAACGAAAGATGAGGAAAAATTAAGATCTTCCTAAAGGCAGGGCGAGTATAGTGTCGACGAGACCACTCGGCCCCGCCTAGAATGCAAGCGCTGAAGCACATCCCACAGCCTACCGCATCACAAATCTAAAATGTGTATTGAGAAAAGAAAAATATGTATTACAAAGCTAAAATGTTAACTATTTTGAGAAAAAATTAAAATACTATCACGTTAGAATTAACTATTTCTTTCTACTCCCGCGGAGAGCCTCCGGTCATGCTTTTCGTCGTCCGCTCTTAAAATCGGCGGCGCGGGAGGGAGAGCGGGCGGCCGCGCCAGCAGCCAGTGATCCTGAGCCAGCAGCAGGCAGTCCCTTTTCCTCCTTCCCCGGCCGCCCCCCGGGCCCCAAAGCCCAACCCCACGCGAGCGAGGCGCGGCCATCATAACGCCCCCCTTCACGCTCTTCCGCTCTACTCCAAATCCTCCTCTCATTTCAAAACCTCCTCCTCGTCTCCTCTCGTCGCCGCAGCTCCCACCATTCCCGCGGACGCCTTGTCCCCTTCCCGGCTTCCCCTCCCCACCCCGCCGCACGTCCGCAAGCCCCACGCCACCGCCATGTCTCCCACCACCACCCCGTCGCCCGCGCCCGTGGCAGCCCCGGCCTCCAAGGGCGCCAAGCGCAGCCTCATGTCCTCGCTCATGGACGCCACCGCGCTGCTCCGCTCCTCCTCCTTCAAGGAGGACTCGTACGTCGCCGCCGCGCTCCCGTCGTCCGAGCTCCGCGCGCTTGCCGACCTCAAGGCGCTGCTCGCCACCCACCCGGACCCCATTTCCATCTGGGGCGTCCCGCTGAACCCCCACTCTCCTCCCgccgcggcggaggacgctgccCCTGCCCCAACCACCGCCCCGGTCGACGAGCGCGCCGACGTGGTGCTCCTCAAGTTCCTCCGCGCGCGGGACTTCCGCGTCCGCGACGCGCACGCCATGCTGCTCCGCTGCGCCGCCTGGCGCGCCGAGTTCGGCGCCGACGCCGTGCTGGATGAGGACCTGGGCTTCAAGGACCTCGAGGGCGTCGTCGCCTACATGCACGGCTGGGACCGCGACGGCCACCCCGTCTGCTACAACGCCTACGGCGTCTTCAAAGACAGGGACATGTACGAGCGCGTCTTCGGCGACGGTGACCGCCTCGCGCGCTTCCTCCGCTGGCGCGTCCAGGTCATGGAGCGCGGCGTGCGCGCGCTCACCCTCAGGCCGGGGGGCGTCAACGCCATCATACAGGTCACCGACCTCAAGGACATGCCCAAGCGGGAGCTCAGAGCCGCCAGCAACCAGATCCTCTCCCTATTCCAGGACAATTACCCGGAGATGGTGGCGCGCAAGGTAATCAACTGCCGCATGTCGTCGGCCACCTGCCTTGCCTGCCTGGCATTTTGAATTCGTATTCCTGAGCTAACTTAAACGATGCGGCCGGCTCATGACCGACCCGCCCGACCCGCCTGCAGGTGTTCATCAACGTGCCGTGGTACTTCTCCGTGCTCTTCTCCATGATCTCGCCCTTCCTCACCGAGCGCACCAAGAGCAAGTTCGTCATCGCGCGCGAGGGCAACGTCGCCGAGACACTCTACAAGTATGTACAGTAACTATCAGGCCACATTGCCGATTTCCTTCTTTCACATTGCGCGCACCTGCGATGTAAAATCGACACTAATAAAAAGTCTAAGCCCGAGATGCTCCTGCCATTTCAATCGCAGGTTCATCCGGCCGGAGCTGGTGCCGGTGCAGTACGGCGGGCTGAGCCGCGCCGGCGACCTCGAGAACGGACCACCAAAGCCGGCGTCCGAGTTCACCATCAAGGGTGGCGAGAAGGTCTTCCTGGAGATCGACGGTATCGAGGTATATACCCCCAATTTTGCATTGCCGCTGCCTATTCGGAACGCAACGACACACTTTCAGATCGTTGGCATTTGCAATTGTGCATTGTTCACGGCCCGTTCGGCAGGACTTTATTACTGCGGTTGATTGTTTTCCGGAGAAAAACTACTATTTCATAGCTGAAAAAGCATGACTGATTTTAgctgataagctcaagcgaacggCGCCCAAATCTGCGTACATAGGTGCAAACAAATTCATATTCCAGTGGGCGCAAAGAAACCACATGGTTAAAAACTAGCAGCAGTATTCTGGGGTCACTTCTAGATTGGCCTAGCGTGCATCACTCTCATCTGCGTGTGTCCGGGATGCCAATTTGCGGGCTAAACAATTGCTTCACCACCTGGGT from Miscanthus floridulus cultivar M001 unplaced genomic scaffold, ASM1932011v1 fs_227_1_2, whole genome shotgun sequence includes:
- the LOC136530884 gene encoding patellin-6-like; this encodes MSPTTTPSPAPVAAPASKGAKRSLMSSLMDATALLRSSSFKEDSYVAAALPSSELRALADLKALLATHPDPISIWGVPLNPHSPPAAAEDAAPAPTTAPVDERADVVLLKFLRARDFRVRDAHAMLLRCAAWRAEFGADAVLDEDLGFKDLEGVVAYMHGWDRDGHPVCYNAYGVFKDRDMYERVFGDGDRLARFLRWRVQVMERGVRALTLRPGGVNAIIQVTDLKDMPKRELRAASNQILSLFQDNYPEMVARKVFINVPWYFSVLFSMISPFLTERTKSKFVIAREGNVAETLYKFIRPELVPVQYGGLSRAGDLENGPPKPASEFTIKGGEKVFLEIDGIEVYTPNFALPLPIRNATTHFQIVGICNCALFTARSAGLYYCG